A window of the Chthonomonas sp. genome harbors these coding sequences:
- the coaBC gene encoding bifunctional phosphopantothenoylcysteine decarboxylase/phosphopantothenate--cysteine ligase CoaBC — MERRIVLGVSGSVAAYRAADLARELMRRGFVVRVCLTDSAEKFVTRALFEALTGQPCLVDAFEEPVTGRMAHIDWAREAEAVVLAPATANTLAKVAHGIADDMLSTIATAFNGPLIIAPAMNPSMYAHEPTQAAIRTLQQQGAQFVEPVVGDVACGENGQGKFADVVRIADAIVDDLARGTLLKGKRVLITSGPTQEPIDIARYVTNRSSGKMGAALARAATHLGAASVTVVSGPVSVIYAPPANVLGVRTAEEMLAAALPLAAQADIIIGAAAVADYRPAEPSTGKIRRQEGDLSLRLVPNPDIIAELAKAAPQAMVVGFAAEPSPDPAAAVAKLQRKGLAAIALNDVSAPGQGFGTDTNRLRLLMADGTDTESELLSKMGCSLWLYQQLSAR; from the coding sequence ATGGAACGACGGATCGTCCTCGGCGTCAGCGGCAGCGTCGCCGCCTACCGCGCGGCCGACCTCGCCCGTGAACTCATGCGGCGCGGATTCGTCGTGCGGGTTTGCCTCACCGATTCCGCCGAGAAGTTTGTTACCCGCGCCCTCTTTGAGGCGCTCACCGGGCAGCCATGTTTGGTGGACGCGTTCGAGGAGCCCGTCACGGGGCGAATGGCCCATATCGACTGGGCGCGCGAAGCGGAAGCCGTGGTGCTCGCCCCCGCCACCGCCAACACGCTCGCCAAGGTCGCGCACGGCATCGCCGACGACATGCTGAGCACGATCGCCACCGCGTTCAACGGCCCGCTCATCATTGCGCCCGCCATGAACCCCAGCATGTACGCGCACGAGCCGACTCAGGCGGCCATCCGGACGCTCCAGCAGCAGGGCGCCCAGTTTGTCGAGCCCGTCGTGGGTGACGTCGCGTGCGGCGAAAATGGCCAAGGGAAGTTTGCCGATGTCGTCCGGATCGCCGACGCGATCGTGGACGATCTGGCCCGCGGGACTTTGCTCAAGGGCAAGCGGGTGCTCATTACGAGCGGCCCGACTCAAGAGCCGATTGACATTGCCCGCTATGTGACCAACCGGTCGAGCGGAAAAATGGGCGCCGCCCTGGCGCGAGCCGCCACTCACCTGGGCGCGGCGAGCGTGACCGTGGTCAGCGGACCGGTGAGCGTGATCTACGCCCCGCCGGCCAACGTGCTCGGTGTGCGCACCGCCGAGGAAATGCTCGCCGCGGCCTTGCCATTGGCGGCCCAAGCCGACATCATCATCGGCGCGGCGGCGGTGGCCGACTATCGTCCCGCCGAGCCAAGCACCGGCAAGATTCGCCGTCAAGAGGGCGATCTGAGCCTGCGACTCGTCCCGAATCCCGACATCATTGCCGAGCTCGCGAAAGCCGCGCCACAAGCCATGGTGGTCGGATTTGCCGCTGAGCCGAGCCCCGATCCGGCCGCCGCGGTTGCCAAATTGCAGCGCAAGGGACTCGCCGCGATTGCCCTGAATGACGTCTCCGCGCCGGGGCAAGGGTTCGGCACAGACACCAACCGACTGCGCCTGTTGATGGCCGATGGCACCGACACAGAGAGCGAACTGCTCTCGAAGATGGGGTGTTCCTTGTGGCTTTACCAGCAATTATCGGCAAGATAG
- a CDS encoding glycine C-acetyltransferase: MNAAFDAWLGGQLQTLRDQNLYKVPRILNSPAGGRVTMDGRDVINLSSNNYLGLANHPKVREAALAAIERWGVGAGAVRWIGGTMEVHQELEERIARFKHTEAALVFTGGFTANSGCIPAVLTNEDVVISDELNHASIIDGVRLSPAKYKKSEGYVYEHKNMDQLEQILRDTQSFQKRMIITDGVFSMDGDIAPMPAIVELAEKYNALVMIDDAHGSGVLGKNGAGTVSHFELYGRVDIQLGTLSKALGVMGGYIAGSANLKNWLINRGRPYLFSTGHPPVVAAALIAALDIMENDPAPYAKLWDNTRWWKKALADAGFDTMGSETPITPVFVGDEGEAQRMEKMLFEEGVYALSIVFPTVARGKARIRTMPSAAHSQEDLAEALAAFVRVRDRMTASV, from the coding sequence ATGAACGCCGCTTTCGACGCCTGGCTGGGTGGGCAGCTCCAGACCCTCCGCGACCAAAACCTCTACAAGGTCCCGCGCATCCTTAACTCGCCGGCCGGCGGACGCGTGACGATGGACGGGCGCGACGTGATCAACCTGAGCAGCAACAACTACCTTGGGCTGGCGAATCACCCCAAGGTCCGCGAGGCCGCGCTGGCCGCCATCGAGCGCTGGGGGGTGGGCGCCGGGGCCGTGCGCTGGATCGGCGGCACCATGGAAGTACACCAAGAACTTGAGGAGCGCATCGCCCGCTTTAAACACACCGAGGCCGCGCTCGTCTTCACCGGCGGATTCACCGCCAACAGCGGCTGCATTCCCGCGGTGCTCACCAACGAAGACGTCGTAATCAGCGACGAACTGAACCACGCCTCGATCATCGATGGCGTGCGCTTGTCGCCAGCAAAGTATAAGAAATCCGAAGGATATGTGTACGAACACAAGAACATGGATCAGCTGGAGCAGATTCTGCGCGACACGCAGAGCTTCCAAAAACGCATGATCATTACCGATGGCGTGTTCAGCATGGACGGCGACATTGCGCCAATGCCGGCCATTGTCGAACTGGCTGAAAAGTACAACGCGCTGGTGATGATTGACGACGCCCACGGCAGCGGCGTGCTCGGCAAAAATGGCGCCGGCACGGTGTCGCACTTTGAGCTTTACGGGCGCGTGGATATTCAGCTGGGCACGCTCAGCAAGGCGCTCGGCGTGATGGGCGGCTACATCGCGGGCTCGGCGAACCTTAAAAACTGGCTAATCAATCGCGGACGTCCGTACTTGTTCAGCACCGGCCATCCGCCGGTGGTCGCGGCGGCGCTCATCGCCGCGCTCGATATCATGGAGAACGACCCCGCGCCCTACGCCAAGCTGTGGGACAACACCCGTTGGTGGAAGAAAGCGCTCGCCGACGCCGGGTTCGATACCATGGGCAGTGAAACCCCGATCACGCCGGTTTTTGTGGGCGACGAAGGCGAAGCGCAGCGCATGGAAAAAATGCTGTTCGAAGAGGGCGTGTATGCGCTATCGATCGTGTTCCCGACGGTTGCTCGCGGCAAAGCGCGCATCCGCACCATGCCCAGCGCGGCGCACAGCCAAGAGGATTTGGCGGAAGCGCTCGCCGCGTTTGTGCGGGTTCGCGATCGGATGACGGCGAGCGTTTAG
- a CDS encoding PIG-L family deacetylase yields the protein MSIFNVTSDRRFLAVFAHPDDEVGCAALLRRAALAGCAMRAVWAHSTPVREAESRRGFELIGPTDLHFHTLPDGDVVDHLGALADLVRGHAAEFQPTDVVSMHFEQGHLDHDACSWAAWQVTGVRHWEFPMYHTYLTAFQKLGRFSRPEGQHILSLDAEEQRFKTALTHCYPSQTLRRNIVAYQVARLLMLSPISLAHTERFLVDARPDFRAPNHPPRLARRVAESDRWRRWLAALDRVG from the coding sequence GTGAGTATATTCAATGTCACCTCCGATCGCCGGTTTCTCGCGGTTTTTGCTCATCCCGACGACGAAGTGGGGTGCGCCGCGCTGTTGCGACGAGCTGCCCTCGCAGGTTGCGCCATGCGTGCGGTGTGGGCGCACAGCACGCCCGTTCGTGAAGCCGAATCTCGCCGCGGATTTGAGCTGATTGGCCCGACAGATTTGCACTTTCACACGTTGCCCGATGGCGACGTGGTGGACCATTTGGGTGCGCTCGCCGACTTGGTGCGCGGCCACGCCGCCGAGTTCCAGCCGACCGATGTGGTCTCGATGCACTTTGAGCAGGGGCATTTGGACCACGACGCCTGCAGCTGGGCGGCTTGGCAAGTGACCGGGGTGCGGCACTGGGAGTTCCCGATGTACCACACGTATCTCACGGCGTTCCAAAAACTGGGTCGGTTCTCTCGTCCCGAGGGCCAGCACATTTTGAGCCTGGACGCGGAGGAACAGCGCTTCAAAACCGCGCTGACGCACTGTTATCCGAGCCAAACTCTCCGCCGCAATATCGTCGCCTACCAAGTCGCGCGCCTGCTCATGCTCTCGCCGATCAGCCTCGCGCACACGGAGCGGTTTTTGGTGGACGCGCGCCCCGACTTCCGCGCGCCAAACCACCCGCCGAGGTTGGCGCGGCGGGTGGCGGAGTCGGATAGGTGGCGGCGTTGGCTCGCCGCGCTCGATCGCGTGGGTTAA
- a CDS encoding glycosyltransferase family 9 protein, with amino-acid sequence MRQVSTMSAGPRILIVKLSAIGDVLMTTPTLAALRAGLPNAEIDWVVHPLGVPIVRGQAEIRQMHILPRKKLWRHIWSVARHLRRERYDIVIDQQGLLKSAVLARLTGCRRRYGPAEAREGAHRLYTNLLPAAPGEHVIPHYLQRAAAIGATWDPAHEPPMVFPVSDHDRDFVDGWLHAHDAGGRRLVAINPSAGQVVKQWDPANFGRVAAALRDDGFLPVVTGAPADRALGDGVLAAAGSGIIDAVGATSLTQLAALLARCELFVGGDTGPMHMAQAVGSRVLALFGPTDPQRLGPRLPQHQTIYRPGPMEAIRVEEVITAAQGMLAK; translated from the coding sequence TTGCGGCAAGTATCTACCATGTCGGCGGGTCCGCGCATTCTCATTGTCAAGCTCAGCGCCATCGGCGACGTCCTCATGACGACGCCCACGTTGGCCGCCTTACGGGCGGGTTTACCGAACGCCGAGATTGATTGGGTGGTCCATCCGCTCGGCGTGCCGATCGTGCGCGGCCAGGCGGAGATTCGACAGATGCACATTCTCCCGCGCAAAAAGCTGTGGCGGCACATCTGGAGCGTGGCGCGGCACCTTCGCCGCGAGCGCTACGACATCGTCATCGACCAACAAGGGCTACTCAAGAGCGCGGTGCTGGCGCGGCTGACCGGCTGTCGCCGCCGCTACGGGCCAGCGGAAGCCCGCGAGGGCGCGCATCGGCTTTACACCAACCTTCTGCCGGCCGCGCCGGGCGAACACGTGATTCCGCACTATCTGCAGCGGGCCGCTGCGATCGGAGCCACCTGGGACCCCGCGCACGAGCCGCCGATGGTGTTTCCGGTTTCCGACCACGATCGCGATTTCGTGGATGGTTGGTTGCACGCGCATGACGCGGGCGGACGGCGGCTGGTGGCGATCAATCCTAGCGCGGGCCAAGTCGTGAAGCAGTGGGACCCGGCCAACTTCGGGCGAGTCGCCGCCGCCTTGCGAGACGACGGATTTCTGCCGGTGGTGACGGGCGCTCCCGCCGACCGAGCACTGGGCGATGGCGTTCTAGCCGCCGCGGGCTCGGGCATCATCGACGCCGTGGGCGCAACGAGCCTAACCCAGTTGGCCGCGCTCCTGGCGCGATGTGAGCTGTTTGTGGGCGGGGATACGGGACCGATGCATATGGCGCAGGCCGTGGGGTCGCGCGTGCTCGCGCTTTTTGGGCCGACCGATCCGCAGCGCCTTGGTCCGCGCTTGCCGCAGCATCAAACCATCTATCGCCCCGGGCCCATGGAGGCCATTCGCGTGGAGGAAGTGATCACCGCCGCGCAGGGCATGTTGGCAAAATAA